The Methanopyrus kandleri AV19 DNA segment CTTCCGAAGATCTCCGACCAAGCGGGCCCGGGTCAGCGGGGCGGACTCCCGGTCGACCTTCCGGCGTACGTCCTCCCACTCGGGTTTCGCGTGATGCACGTCCTCGAACCGTGAGACCTTGACGCGGATCCCGTCGACGTCCACGATCCTCCGGTCGGCCGTGACGCGAGTGCACCGGTACACGCGGGCTCCCAAGGTACCCGTCCAGCGGAAGAGCTCCCGGAAGACTTCTCGTTCGATCCCTGGCCGATCCTCCGTCACAACTCGGATCACGAACCTCGGACGCCCCTTCTTCCCGAACCCGTGGAGGACCTCCACGTCATGCACGCCTTCGAGCTGCAGCACGGCCTCGATCAGCTCACCGACCGCCTCCCCGTCGACGTCGTCCACGGAGGTTTCGACGATCCGAACGTGCTCGCCGGACCCCCCGGGCTCGCAGATGAGCGCCCGGAGGACGTTCGGACGGTCCGGCAGGTCCTTGGTACCGGCCCCGAACCCCTGCCGTTTCACACGGTAGGGAGGTGGCGGGTCCGGGAGGAGCTCGTCGATAGTTCGGAGTAGGGCGGCGCCCGTGGGTGTGAGGAGCTCCCCCTCCCCCTCCCGGACTATCCCCACGTCCCACTCGGACAATACCTCGACGACCGCCGGGGCCGGGACGGGAAGACGACCGTGCTCCGTCTCCACGGTCCCGGAACCCACGTTCGGGGGGAGGACCTCGGAGGCTTTGGGATTCAGGTCCTCGAGGAGCGCGGCCGTCCCGACGAGGTCCACGACGGTGTCGGATGAGCCGAGCTCGTGAAGATGGCAGAGGTCCCCGTGAACGCGTTCCTCGGCCCTCAGCAGGTACTTCAGGGCGAGTTCAGGAAGCTCGCGCCAGCGATCCTCGAGTACGTTCTCGGCGACCGTTTTCACGGCTTCTCGGAGCTCGTCCGGATCGCGGAGGTCTCCCTCGGCATCGACCTCCACCCGGACGGCGCGGATCCCGCGCTTCTGGATCTCGTGGACGTGCACGTCGACCTCGTGACCTAGGGAGGAGACCTCGTGCACGACCTCCTCGAGACGGTTCGGGTCCGCGCCGACGGCGATCAACGCTCCCAGGACCATGTCCCCGGAGGCACCGGCCACTTGCGGGTCGAGTGTGAGGATCACCGGAAACACCCCGCGCGCCGCGGATCATAACGTTGTAAACCGCTCGGTGCCTATCACGGTAGGGGTATCCGGCGTGAAGGAGGTGCGCCTCTTCGTGGATCCCGAAAACGTCGGGCGCGTCATGAACGCGATGGCGGACGTCGGCGTGACGGGTTTCTACGCGATCGAATATCGGGGTGTGGCTCCGGATCGTTGGGCCGGCTTCGAGATCCGTGAGGATCCCGAGAGCGCGATCAAAGCGCTCAACGACCTGTCGGAGCGGGCGGTGATGATCGTGACGGTGGTCCCGGAGGAGTGCGTCGAGAAGTTGAAGGACGCTGCCGCGGAGCGCCTGGCGGGTGAGCGGTACACGATAATAGTGACCGACGTGGAGGAGATCCACGTGGATTACGGGCGTTAGTGGAACGCACGCTTCACGGCGTCGACGACACGCTTCGCCTTCCAAATGACTCCTCTCGCCTTGACCACGCAGGTCCCCACGACCTCATCTTCCTCGGCCGCACACCTCACCTCCACGAGGTCCTTGAAGGGTACGTTCCAGTGCTCTAGGGTTTCGGCGAGTGCACCGCGGACCGCGTGACAGATCGGTTCCTTGAACGGCATTCCCGCGCACTCCAGGCACTTCTCGACGATGAACCGGTCACCTTCGAGGGAGTACGAAGATCCGCTTATCTCTTCGACGTGCCCGATGAGCTCGTCCGGATCTTCGGGATCGAACGCGTTGATGAACGCGCGGGCGTACAACCGACCCGCACGGAAAAACATGGGTCGGGCCACGTCGCTGAGGGCGCACCGCAGGAGGCCCTCAGAGGCGATCTTGAATGCCGCAACCTCGACGGCGTCGCGACCGTCGGCGCTCATGACGATCTCGATGTCCTCCGCCGTCATCTCGTCGACCTCAGTATCGAAACCGCCGACTTCACCCCGCTCACCCAGGATGAACTCGCATCGCCTATCCCCTGTCGCCTCGCACGCCACCTGTGCCACGGACACTACCTCACCCAACTCGTGTTCCGCCGCCCGCGAGATGAAGCCCCGTAGGAAGTTGCAGACAGCTCCCTCGGCGTTCACGTATCCGAGGCATTCCGGGCAGCTCTCGATGGCCACATAATTCCGGTCCAGGTCGTAATCCGCTCCGGTGAGCTCGCAGAAGGTGTGAAGGGCGTCCTCGAGTGTTTCGACACCGAAGAAGCCGGCGAGCATCCTACCCGCCCTGAACACGGAGGCGCAGCTTCGCTCGCCCCCGAGCGAGTAAAGAGCCATCATCACCATCTTGTTCGTCGCCAGGAGCTCCTCCGCGGTGAACACCGAGCCGGCCTCCTCCGCACGTTCCCGTAAACTCTCCGGACTGAATCCGTCGTCTATCATGCGGCGGGCACCCCCGGTGCGCCGCGGCGCGATCCCTCTGAAACGGTGAAATTTCCACCGCGCCGGACCGACCGCGCGACAGCTGTAAACTTCCCGGAAAAGACTTACCTCTTCCGGGATGGGGAGGACCTTTGGGGCGGAGGCACGCCGATGACGTGAGGCCGGCTTTGCCGACCTACCTCCGACCGATCACCACGGTCTTCTCCTCCGTGAACTCCCGGACCGCCTGCGGTACGCCCTCCCTGCCCACGCCGCTCGCCTTCACCCCGCCGAACGGCATGTAGTCGGCCCGGTAGATGGTGGACTCGTTGACGATTACACCACCCGCCTCGAGCTTCCTCGTGGCCTTCACGGCCCTGTCCAAACGTTCCGTAAACACGGCGGCGTGCAGCCCGTAGTCGGTCGAGTTCGCGATCCGGATCGCCTCCTCGAAGTCCTTCGCCCGAATGACCGGGAGGACGGGTCCGAACGTCTCCTCCCGGGCCACGAGTGCGTCCTCCGGCACGTCGGCCAGCACCGTCGGCGGGAAGAGCCTACCCTCCGGCTCGCCGCCTGTCAGGATCTCCGCGCCCCGCTCCACGGCGTCCTCGACGTGTCGTCGGACCTTCTCCACCGCACCGTCGTCGATGAGCGGTCCCACGTCCGTGTCCTCGTCGAGCGGGTCCCCCACCTTCAGCGACTCCGCCACCTCGACGGCGGCCTCCAGGAACTCCTCGTACACGTCCTCCACCACTATCGCCCGCTCGACCGCGATGCAAACCTGACCCGCGTGGTAGCAGGCCCCGCGAACCGCCGCCTCGGCGGCCGCTTCCACGTCCGCGGTCTCGTCCACGATCACGGGGTCGTTACCGCCCAGCTCCAGCGTGATCCTGGGGATCGGGGAGATCTCACGCAGGTGCTCCCCGACTGATCGGCTCCCCGTGAACGAGAGCGCGTCGAAGTCCGCCCGGGCGAGCTCCTCCCCGAGCTCGGCTCCCGGGCCGACCACGACCTGCAGCGCCAGTGGTTCCACGCCCGCATCGAGCAGGATCTCGGCCAGTCTGAGCGAAGAGAGCGGTGTCACCGTCGCGGGTTTGTGCACCACGGAACACCGTGCGGCGAGGGCCGGTCCGAGCTTGTGCGTCGGCAGCAGGAGCGGGAAGTTGTACGGGGTGATCGACAGGACCACACCGACTGGCTCACGGACCGTGAGAATCAGCTCGGCCGTCCGACCGCGCTGCGCGTCACCCGGTAGCGTCTCACCGTACAACCGCTCCGCCTCGGCCGCACTCAGTCGTAGGACCTCCCGCGTCCGGTAGACCTCGTACCGCGCGTCTCGGATCGGCTTGCCACCCTCGAGCGCGATCAGCTCCGCCAGCTCGTCCTCGTGCTTCTTCAGAAGGTGTGCGGCCTCTGCCAACGCCTCGCGTACTTCGTACGTGGGCCGCTCTCTCCACCGCCGTTGGCCCTCTCGGGCGTCCTTCAGTAGCGCCTCGACGTCCACTTCCGGAGCGAGGACGCGGCCCACTTCCGAACCGTCGTACGGGTTCTCCACTACGATCTCTCGGTCGCCTTCGAGCCACTCTCCCCCGATCAGACACCCGTACTCCAACGAAGGCCCCGCCGCTCAGGCCGGCTCTACACCTTAGAAGCGGATCGGTCTCGATCGACGGCCCGACTCCGCCGCTAGGTCGAGCAGCTTCGGGAGTGTCTCCCAACCTAGGTCCAGAAACGTCGCTGCCGCCCGTTGCAGTTCGACTCGCTCCCGTGCGTGGCGCGCGAACGCCACGGCGACGGGGAAATGGAGTCCGTCACGCGTCCGCTTCACCTGGAGTACCAGTCGGAATCGGGCTCGTGCGAGCCGATTGTAAACGCTTTCCACCCGGCCCAACACTTCGTATAGATCTCCCGTGGGACCGACCGCGACGAGGAAGTAGCCGTCCCGGAACGCCGCGAACCTCGGTGATCGGTCCGGCACGTCCCCGAACTTTGCCTCCACCCACCTCAGCGCCGCGTCCGTCCGCGAGAGCACGTCCACGGGACGACGCGGTTCCCGACCCTCCCACAGGAGCGAGCCTGCACAGAGGTCCGATTGTGCGCCGACACCTCCCAGCAGTGAGAGGAGCTCCAGCGCCCAACCCAGACACTCCGATGCGAACTCCACGGGATCGTCCGAGTAGCGGCTCAGGATCGACCAGGGTAATTCTCGACTCTCGACTCTCACCTCCAACTCGAACACCGAGCCGGCCGGATACCTAGGGAGCTCGTCTCCGACCAGCCGGAACTCCACCGCCGGGAAGATCGTTTCACCGTTTACCGTTCCACCGAACAGTGCGGTCTCTATCCGGCGTACCTCTCCTCGCTCCAAACACCGCCCCAGAAGCGCCCGGAGATGCCGACGCAGGTCTTCCCGGAGGTCGACCACGACCGACTCGCCAGTACGGGATGTGACGGGGCTGACGGCCCGTAG contains these protein-coding regions:
- a CDS encoding V4R domain-containing protein, producing the protein MIDDGFSPESLRERAEEAGSVFTAEELLATNKMVMMALYSLGGERSCASVFRAGRMLAGFFGVETLEDALHTFCELTGADYDLDRNYVAIESCPECLGYVNAEGAVCNFLRGFISRAAEHELGEVVSVAQVACEATGDRRCEFILGERGEVGGFDTEVDEMTAEDIEIVMSADGRDAVEVAAFKIASEGLLRCALSDVARPMFFRAGRLYARAFINAFDPEDPDELIGHVEEISGSSYSLEGDRFIVEKCLECAGMPFKEPICHAVRGALAETLEHWNVPFKDLVEVRCAAEEDEVVGTCVVKARGVIWKAKRVVDAVKRAFH
- the larC gene encoding nickel pincer cofactor biosynthesis protein LarC; the protein is MILTLDPQVAGASGDMVLGALIAVGADPNRLEEVVHEVSSLGHEVDVHVHEIQKRGIRAVRVEVDAEGDLRDPDELREAVKTVAENVLEDRWRELPELALKYLLRAEERVHGDLCHLHELGSSDTVVDLVGTAALLEDLNPKASEVLPPNVGSGTVETEHGRLPVPAPAVVEVLSEWDVGIVREGEGELLTPTGAALLRTIDELLPDPPPPYRVKRQGFGAGTKDLPDRPNVLRALICEPGGSGEHVRIVETSVDDVDGEAVGELIEAVLQLEGVHDVEVLHGFGKKGRPRFVIRVVTEDRPGIEREVFRELFRWTGTLGARVYRCTRVTADRRIVDVDGIRVKVSRFEDVHHAKPEWEDVRRKVDRESAPLTRARLVGDLRKRYEGDGEDGAGD
- a CDS encoding MJ1244 family protein, whose product is MKEVRLFVDPENVGRVMNAMADVGVTGFYAIEYRGVAPDRWAGFEIREDPESAIKALNDLSERAVMIVTVVPEECVEKLKDAAAERLAGERYTIIVTDVEEIHVDYGR
- a CDS encoding aldehyde dehydrogenase family protein, with product MEYGCLIGGEWLEGDREIVVENPYDGSEVGRVLAPEVDVEALLKDAREGQRRWRERPTYEVREALAEAAHLLKKHEDELAELIALEGGKPIRDARYEVYRTREVLRLSAAEAERLYGETLPGDAQRGRTAELILTVREPVGVVLSITPYNFPLLLPTHKLGPALAARCSVVHKPATVTPLSSLRLAEILLDAGVEPLALQVVVGPGAELGEELARADFDALSFTGSRSVGEHLREISPIPRITLELGGNDPVIVDETADVEAAAEAAVRGACYHAGQVCIAVERAIVVEDVYEEFLEAAVEVAESLKVGDPLDEDTDVGPLIDDGAVEKVRRHVEDAVERGAEILTGGEPEGRLFPPTVLADVPEDALVAREETFGPVLPVIRAKDFEEAIRIANSTDYGLHAAVFTERLDRAVKATRKLEAGGVIVNESTIYRADYMPFGGVKASGVGREGVPQAVREFTEEKTVVIGRR